Proteins encoded together in one Variovorax paradoxus EPS window:
- the arsC gene encoding arsenate reductase (glutaredoxin) (This arsenate reductase requires both glutathione and glutaredoxin to convert arsenate to arsenite, after which the efflux transporter formed by ArsA and ArsB can extrude the arsenite from the cell, providing resistance.), protein MNDITIYHNPACGTSRNVLALIRNTGDEPKVVEYLKTPPDRATLTRLIADMGVPVREVLRQKGTPYGELGLGDAKWSDEQLIDFMLQHPILINRPIVVTPLATRLCRPSEAVLDILPRPQQGAFTKEDGEAVIDAKGQRVANP, encoded by the coding sequence ATGAACGACATCACCATCTATCACAACCCCGCCTGCGGCACGTCGCGCAACGTGCTCGCATTGATCCGCAACACCGGCGACGAGCCAAAGGTCGTCGAGTACCTGAAGACCCCGCCCGACCGCGCCACGCTGACAAGGCTGATTGCAGACATGGGCGTGCCGGTGCGCGAGGTACTGCGCCAGAAAGGAACGCCGTATGGCGAACTCGGCCTCGGCGATGCGAAGTGGAGCGACGAGCAGTTGATCGATTTCATGCTGCAGCATCCGATCCTCATCAACCGGCCGATCGTGGTGACGCCGCTTGCCACGCGCCTGTGCCGGCCTTCCGAAGCGGTGCTCGATATCCTGCCGCGACCGCAGCAAGGCGCGTTCACCAAGGAAGACGGCGAAGCCGTCATTGACGCAAAGGGCCAACGTGTCGCCAATCCTTGA
- a CDS encoding MFS transporter → MQSKTTTTVMLGVAQTLAWASSYYLPAVLAGAIGKDVGISASTVFGAFSVALLVAAGIGPCAGRLIDRLGGRPVLIASNLVFAAGLAALSQATHGSHVFVAWALMGLAMGSGLYEAAFATVVRLHGQDARIAITGITLLAGFASTVGWPLSAYLESTVGWRGACLVWAALHLVVGLPLNVLLPRVGRTDQASKEATVADQGVGADLAPAQQRRAAFLMAYVFAVTWFISTAMAAHLPELLLASGAALGAAVGIAALVGPAQVAGRVIEFTFLRRAHPLLSARLATLAHPLGALCLGMLGASAATAFAVLHGLGNGILTIAIGTLPLLIFGAKGYGQRQGLLMVPARIVQAGAPFLFGLAVERWHDGALWFSALLGLSAFLALWIMATDMRRKEPASP, encoded by the coding sequence TTGCAAAGCAAGACCACGACGACGGTGATGCTGGGTGTGGCCCAGACCTTGGCGTGGGCTTCGTCGTACTACCTTCCCGCGGTGCTGGCCGGTGCCATCGGGAAAGACGTCGGCATCTCGGCATCCACCGTCTTCGGCGCCTTCTCGGTGGCACTGCTCGTTGCCGCCGGCATCGGACCCTGTGCCGGGCGGCTCATCGATCGCCTGGGCGGACGACCGGTGCTCATCGCCAGCAACTTGGTGTTCGCCGCGGGCTTGGCAGCGCTGAGCCAAGCCACGCATGGCAGCCATGTCTTCGTCGCCTGGGCGTTGATGGGCCTGGCCATGGGCAGCGGACTCTACGAGGCGGCGTTCGCCACCGTTGTACGCCTGCATGGACAGGATGCGCGGATAGCAATCACCGGCATCACCTTGCTCGCAGGCTTTGCGAGCACGGTAGGGTGGCCGTTGTCGGCCTATCTGGAAAGCACCGTGGGCTGGCGTGGGGCCTGTCTTGTGTGGGCGGCATTGCATCTGGTGGTCGGCCTTCCACTCAATGTGCTGCTGCCGCGCGTCGGCCGGACCGATCAGGCTTCGAAGGAGGCAACTGTCGCCGACCAGGGCGTGGGCGCCGACCTTGCCCCGGCGCAGCAGCGCCGCGCCGCGTTCCTGATGGCTTACGTCTTCGCAGTGACCTGGTTCATCAGCACGGCAATGGCCGCGCACCTGCCAGAACTGCTGCTGGCCAGCGGTGCTGCGCTGGGCGCGGCGGTCGGCATCGCCGCCTTGGTGGGACCGGCCCAGGTTGCGGGACGCGTGATCGAGTTCACTTTCCTTCGGCGCGCGCATCCGTTGTTGTCGGCCCGATTGGCAACACTCGCTCACCCGCTCGGTGCGCTCTGTCTAGGCATGCTCGGCGCATCGGCGGCCACGGCCTTCGCGGTGCTGCATGGCTTGGGAAACGGCATCCTGACCATCGCGATCGGGACGCTTCCGCTGTTGATCTTCGGCGCCAAGGGCTATGGGCAGCGACAAGGGCTTCTCATGGTGCCGGCGCGCATCGTTCAGGCCGGCGCACCCTTCTTGTTCGGGCTGGCGGTGGAACGGTGGCACGACGGGGCCTTGTGGTTCTCGGCGCTGCTCGGCCTGTCTGCCTTCCTGGCGCTCTGGATCATGGCGACGGACATGCGAAGGAAGGAACCCGCCTCGCCCTGA
- the arsH gene encoding arsenical resistance protein ArsH, whose translation MSPILDDLPNLDAGAFLQPGLQQLLPTTRATHAPRILLLYGSLRERSYSRLLTEEAARLLRAMGAEPRIYDPRGLPLPDSEPEDHPKVQELRELAQWSEGMVWTSPERHGAMTGIMKAQIDWIPLAVGSVRPTQGKTLAVMEVSGGSQSFNAVNQLRVLGRWMRMITIPNQSSVAKAFLEFDDDGRMKPSPYYERVVDVMEELVKFTLLTRDCADYLVDRYSERRESAEALSKRVNLRSI comes from the coding sequence GTGTCGCCAATCCTTGACGATCTACCCAACCTCGACGCCGGGGCCTTTCTCCAACCCGGGTTGCAGCAGTTGCTGCCGACAACGCGCGCAACGCATGCGCCGCGCATCCTGCTGCTCTACGGATCGCTGCGCGAGCGCTCCTACAGCCGCCTCCTGACCGAGGAAGCCGCGCGCCTGCTGCGCGCGATGGGCGCCGAGCCGCGCATCTACGACCCGCGCGGCCTGCCCCTGCCCGACAGCGAACCTGAAGACCACCCGAAGGTGCAGGAGCTGCGCGAGCTTGCGCAATGGTCCGAAGGCATGGTGTGGACATCGCCCGAACGCCACGGCGCGATGACCGGCATCATGAAAGCGCAGATCGACTGGATTCCGCTGGCCGTCGGCTCCGTGCGGCCCACGCAGGGAAAGACGCTCGCGGTGATGGAGGTGTCGGGGGGCTCGCAGTCGTTCAACGCGGTGAACCAGTTGCGCGTGCTCGGTCGCTGGATGCGCATGATCACGATCCCCAACCAGTCGTCGGTGGCGAAGGCCTTCCTCGAATTCGACGACGACGGGCGCATGAAGCCCTCGCCGTACTACGAGCGCGTGGTCGACGTGATGGAAGAGCTGGTGAAGTTCACGCTGCTCACGCGCGACTGCGCGGATTACCTGGTCGACCGCTACAGCGAGCGGCGCGAGAGTGCCGAAGCGTTGTCGAAGCGGGTCAACCTGCGCAGCATCTGA